CACACTGATCTTTCCCGGTCAGGAAAAACACGTTCACGGCAGCAGTTTGGTCAATCTACCCAACGGCGATTTTCTTTCCGTGTGGTTTTACGGGAGCGGCGAGCGCACTGCCGACGATGTCAAGATCATGGGCGCGCGTCTGAAAAAAGGCGAAACCGTTTGGAGTGAGCCCTTTGAAATGGCGGATACGCCCCACCTGCCCGATTGCAATCCCGTATTGTTTCTGAACCAACAGGGCAAACTGTTTTTGGTGTGGATCGCGGTGCAGGCCAACCAATGGGAACAGTCTATTTTACGCGTGAAAACCTCCACCGATTACACCAAAAGCGGCCCGCCGGTATGGAATTGGCAGGACAATATTTTGCTTAAGCCCGACGAACGTTTCGCTAATGAAGTAGCCGAAAAATTCAAAAAACTACCCGAAAACACCGCCGGTTGGGCCGGTTACGCCCGCAAATACGACGACATGATCATCGAAGCCGCCAAAGACGCGCCCAAACGCAGCATCGGCTGGATGACACGCATTAAACCCATGCTTATGGAGAACGGGCGCATTGTGTTGCCGCTGTACTCCGACGGGTACAATTTTTCGCTCATGGCCATTTCTGACGATTTTGGTACGACCTGGAAACCGAGCCTACCGCTCGTGGGTCGCGGGCCGATTCAACCCGCCTTGGCCAAACGCAAAAACGGAAACCTCGTGGCGTACCTGCGCGAC
Above is a window of Runella slithyformis DSM 19594 DNA encoding:
- a CDS encoding sialidase family protein: MKLPITLLLFTISFQITFAQSSPIVRSTLIFPGQEKHVHGSSLVNLPNGDFLSVWFYGSGERTADDVKIMGARLKKGETVWSEPFEMADTPHLPDCNPVLFLNQQGKLFLVWIAVQANQWEQSILRVKTSTDYTKSGPPVWNWQDNILLKPDERFANEVAEKFKKLPENTAGWAGYARKYDDMIIEAAKDAPKRSIGWMTRIKPMLMENGRIVLPLYSDGYNFSLMAISDDFGTTWKPSLPLVGRGPIQPALAKRKNGNLVAYLRDSGDEPTRVHYSESSDKGESWTASVKTDIPNTASVELLTLQDGTWAFLGNDIDDGRYRVSLYLSDDEGKTWNRKTRLEDHPRDKGGYSYPCLIQTADGLLHITYSAHADNKNKSIKYVVVDPKKITKL